Proteins co-encoded in one Arachis hypogaea cultivar Tifrunner chromosome 11, arahy.Tifrunner.gnm2.J5K5, whole genome shotgun sequence genomic window:
- the LOC140176228 gene encoding uncharacterized protein: MKIEFAEIVEEPAKTSINERRPVRRVTWRPPLAGWVKGNVDVTFVEVHSGGATAAVIRDHTRNLLTDSNSKIMATSPLAAEALAVREALIMANNFQLERIIIESDSLILIQALKSQASIAEIQVILDDILDLARSISNCGFIWVPREGNALAHEVAKLTVDDIPFNKIGSCASHKPSQTF; this comes from the coding sequence ATGAAaatagagtttgcagaaattgTAGAAGAACCGGCAAAGACTTCTATTAATGAAAGAAGGCCAGTTAGAAGGGTTACCTGGAGACCACCACTGGCAGGATGGGTTAAGGGCAATGTTGATGTAACATTTGTTGAAGTGCATTCTGGAGGGGCTACAGCAGCAGTAATTAGAGACCACACTAGAAACCTTCTCACAGACTCAAACTCCAAAATAATGGCCACCTCGCCTTTAGCTGCGGAAGCGTTAGCAGTTAGGGAAGCATTAATAATGGCAAACAACTTTCAACTGGAAAGAATTATCATAGAATCTGATAgtttgattctcatccaagcACTAAAATCACAAGCATCAATTGCGGAAATTCAAGTTATTTTAGATGACATTTTGGATTTAGCAAGAAGTATCTCAAATTGTGGGTTCATTTGGGTGCCTAGAGAAGGGAATGCCTTAGCGCATGAAGTGGCCAAGCTTACAGTTGATGATATACCTTTCAACAAAATTGGCTCATGTGCAAGCCACAAACCATCACAAACATTCTAA